Proteins encoded by one window of Chondromyces crocatus:
- a CDS encoding AAA family ATPase has translation MKRHVPEPFLRALSLVRTRVTDWNAYPFSIAAIRSLEQLEPLPLHPKVTFLVGDNGSGKSTLIEAIAVLAGLNPEGGTRNFSFSTRRSESELHRCARLVRGARRERTGFFLRAESFFNVATEIQRLDVVDAYGGRDLHEQSHGEAFVALLKHRFGPNGLYVLDEPEAALSPSKQLVLLARMHDLVSRGGSQFVVATHSPIVMAYPDAQIYLLSSEGIAPVRYEETEHYQLTRDFLLHRERYLERLCD, from the coding sequence ATGAAACGACACGTACCTGAGCCTTTCTTGCGTGCGCTCTCGCTGGTCCGCACGCGCGTCACCGACTGGAACGCCTATCCCTTCTCGATCGCGGCGATACGCTCGCTGGAACAGCTGGAACCGCTGCCGCTCCATCCGAAGGTCACGTTCCTCGTCGGGGACAACGGCTCGGGAAAGTCGACGCTCATCGAAGCCATCGCGGTTCTTGCTGGCCTCAACCCGGAAGGCGGAACCCGCAATTTTTCGTTTTCCACGCGCCGCTCCGAGTCGGAGCTTCACCGGTGCGCACGATTGGTGCGAGGAGCACGACGGGAGCGGACGGGGTTCTTCTTGCGCGCGGAGAGCTTCTTCAACGTTGCGACGGAGATCCAGCGTCTCGATGTCGTGGATGCTTATGGTGGCCGGGACCTCCATGAACAGTCGCACGGGGAAGCCTTCGTCGCGCTGTTGAAGCACCGGTTCGGTCCGAACGGTTTGTATGTGCTCGATGAGCCCGAGGCGGCGCTCTCGCCATCCAAGCAGCTCGTCCTCCTCGCCAGGATGCATGACCTCGTCTCGCGCGGAGGATCGCAGTTCGTGGTCGCCACCCACTCGCCGATCGTCATGGCGTATCCAGACGCGCAGATCTATCTCCTCTCCTCGGAGGGGATCGCGCCAGTTCGCTACGAGGAAACGGAGCACTACCAGCTCACGCGGGATTTTCTGCTCCACCGGGAGCGATATCTCGAACGGCTCTGCGATTGA
- a CDS encoding RHS repeat-associated core domain-containing protein: protein MNGITHTACAPLDRTVASLPADGLAFLLEGVDPIQPGADPSILSPRRAAGLRGTVRRVDGDPLPEVTISVLDHPEYGTTRTFADGGFTMVARGGGSLVVTYEAAGFLPAARRVDVPWQGHALAPDVVLVPLDPQVTRLDLDTAPPYAEARGSVVTDADGTRQATVLFPPGTTAELLLPDGTLQPLSTLSLRATEYTVGEHGPAAMPGELPPTSGYTYAVELSADEALAVGAVSVVFNQAIPFYVDNFLGFPAGTVVPMGYYDRARAAWVPSDNGRVIAIVDVLSGLATLDTDGDGAADDSATLDLLGITPEEQAKLAALYAPGHSLWRVPIQHFTPWDANWPYGFPADACVPLSLTCSMEGGEGGDGGEENRNPDRSEPEPAACEEQGSIIDCENQVLGEALPIAGTPFSLHYRSDRAAGHAARSTLTIPLARGGVPASVKRIELHVEIAGRHIEQSFACPCAPSSETTFSWDGKDAFGREMQGEQPITVRIGYAYEGVYLAPRDSAPAFGAFASEDIAYSRTRSDVIAWKRWRGRLGGLTASALGLGGWTVDVHHVYSPSAEVLYLGDGRRQTGAALGTELRTVAGKGGTTGALGDGGLAIQAPLDTVSGVAVGPDGSVYLSSTGQARIRRVDPEGLIWPVAGTGVSGGAGDGGPALQAQVQAPRGLALGADGSVYIAEQGGHRVRKIAADGTITTVAGSGTAGFSGDGGPATQAQLRNPLSVAVTEDGTLFIADTQNHRIRRVGPDGTITTVAGTGTAGFSGDGGLATAARLGSPRGVVVARDGGLFVVDHDNHRIRQVDRRGRITTFAGTGIAGTTGDGGPARAARLRNPTAAVLDAEGTLHVADSTGYLIRSITPDGVIQPVAGTGSCCDVPLPEGERALNARVGTIAQLALGPDGGLYTAEMVLHRVRRIARSPLPGVALTEVAIPTEDARKAYVFSGTGRHLRTIDVRTGATLLGFQYDQAGLLTAIQDGDGALLTISRGSSGTATALTGAFGQTTTLSIDAVGLLAAVSNPASENTTLGYDARGLLTRRTDALGREHTFAYDALGQLTQDSDPAGGSKTLTRSAVGNGRRVSVTTALGRSTTYAVQRPGAADVQRSVTSSAGLMGTRGPGAAGQTTMQLPDGRTVRWSLAPDPVFGMLSPYRKQEILTTPGGRALTVTRSRSATLSNPADPSSFVALQDITNINGKSFVDVFARGTRTTTRTTPAGQSFVTTADLQGRVVQIVVAGIHPVQLTYGPHGRLDAMTQGMRTITHAYGPHGFRVSTTDPLGQVEGFVVDPVGRVQEALRPDGDVVLYEHDLVGNLVSVTPPGRPAHSFGYTALDLRASYTPPSPAAGPTTPTQWSYDLDGQLATTTLPGGAALTHARDAAGRLSALTSGAGTVSRTYHPTTGKLATLTGPAGAGLSFIHDGELLTDISWTGAISGTVHRIYDNDLKLAEEQVNGGYAVAFGRDPDGLLTSAGPLTLTRDSQNGLLKGITVGQVVETLSHDAYGEIIGRNVVVDGSPLMTVAYSRDLLGRIVEKTETLNGITHVIGYDYDLTGRLRDVYLDSSLALHIDHDENGNHLARVTPDATVEGHFDAQDRLLSQGDLVFTYDDAGPLQNRMDTATGDTTHYSYDDLGNLRQVTLPSGSVVDYVVDGLGRRVGKKVDGTLVQGWFYRDRLQPAAEIGPSGAVVARFIYVDRINVPEVMLKQGAVYRLITDHVGSVRLVIDAATGAIAQRIDYDAFGRVLLDTNPGFQPFGFAGGLYDPDTHLVRFGARDYDPETSRWTAKDPLLFDGGDANLYAYALGDPMNRIDPTGNYAEAVKWFGVGVGIFQAPLLLPAVTATTGILGLCLIMSVALSSDAASDDPELERCLKLQEFCLQDPWQPEWNRGTYGNRKDCGGCFRECKRAGAWPFDRCPLPGDYN from the coding sequence GTGAATGGCATCACGCACACGGCTTGCGCGCCGCTCGATCGCACGGTGGCGTCTTTACCTGCGGACGGCCTCGCGTTCCTGCTCGAAGGCGTCGATCCGATCCAGCCTGGCGCCGATCCGAGCATCCTTTCTCCGCGACGCGCCGCCGGGCTTCGAGGCACGGTGCGCCGCGTCGACGGCGACCCGTTGCCCGAGGTGACCATCTCCGTGCTCGATCACCCGGAGTACGGGACGACGCGCACGTTCGCCGATGGCGGCTTCACCATGGTGGCTCGAGGGGGCGGGTCGCTCGTGGTGACCTACGAAGCTGCCGGCTTCTTACCAGCGGCGCGTCGGGTCGACGTTCCGTGGCAAGGCCATGCGCTGGCTCCGGACGTCGTGCTCGTTCCGCTCGATCCGCAGGTCACGCGGCTCGATCTCGACACCGCCCCTCCCTATGCCGAAGCCCGCGGCAGCGTCGTCACCGACGCGGATGGCACCCGCCAGGCGACGGTCCTGTTTCCACCAGGCACGACGGCCGAGCTTCTGCTGCCGGATGGCACGCTCCAGCCGCTCTCCACGCTCAGCTTACGCGCCACCGAGTACACGGTGGGAGAGCACGGTCCAGCCGCGATGCCGGGTGAGCTGCCGCCGACGAGCGGGTACACGTACGCTGTCGAGCTGAGCGCGGACGAGGCGCTCGCCGTGGGGGCGGTGAGCGTGGTGTTCAACCAAGCCATCCCGTTCTACGTCGACAATTTCCTCGGGTTTCCCGCCGGTACGGTGGTGCCGATGGGCTACTACGACCGCGCGCGGGCAGCGTGGGTCCCTTCGGACAATGGGCGTGTGATCGCGATCGTCGATGTCCTCTCTGGCCTTGCGACGCTCGACACGGATGGCGACGGGGCGGCCGACGACAGCGCCACGCTGGACCTCCTGGGCATCACGCCGGAGGAGCAAGCGAAGCTCGCAGCACTCTACGCACCCGGGCATTCGCTGTGGCGGGTGCCGATCCAGCATTTCACGCCATGGGACGCGAACTGGCCGTACGGGTTTCCGGCCGATGCGTGCGTGCCCTTGAGCCTGACCTGCTCGATGGAGGGGGGCGAGGGTGGGGACGGCGGCGAGGAGAACCGGAATCCCGACCGGAGTGAGCCGGAGCCCGCGGCCTGCGAGGAGCAAGGCTCGATCATCGACTGCGAGAACCAGGTGCTCGGGGAGGCGCTGCCCATCGCTGGGACGCCGTTCTCGCTGCACTACCGGAGTGATCGCGCGGCGGGTCATGCGGCGCGGAGCACGCTGACGATCCCGCTCGCGCGTGGAGGCGTCCCCGCGTCGGTGAAGCGCATCGAGCTGCACGTCGAGATCGCGGGGCGGCACATCGAGCAGTCGTTCGCTTGTCCTTGCGCGCCGAGCAGCGAGACGACGTTCTCGTGGGACGGCAAGGATGCCTTCGGTCGTGAGATGCAGGGGGAGCAGCCGATCACGGTGCGGATCGGGTACGCCTACGAGGGGGTGTACCTGGCACCGCGGGACTCGGCGCCAGCCTTCGGGGCGTTCGCGAGCGAGGACATCGCGTACAGCCGCACGCGCAGCGATGTCATCGCGTGGAAGCGATGGCGAGGTCGACTCGGGGGGCTCACGGCGTCGGCGCTGGGGCTCGGCGGTTGGACGGTCGATGTACACCACGTCTACAGCCCGAGCGCGGAGGTGCTCTACCTGGGGGATGGACGGCGGCAGACGGGGGCCGCGCTGGGGACCGAGCTGCGCACGGTGGCGGGCAAGGGGGGGACCACAGGGGCGCTCGGGGATGGAGGGCTCGCGATCCAGGCGCCGCTGGATACGGTCTCCGGGGTGGCGGTGGGGCCGGATGGGAGCGTGTACCTGAGCTCCACGGGGCAGGCGCGCATCCGGCGAGTCGATCCGGAGGGGCTCATCTGGCCGGTCGCGGGCACAGGGGTGAGCGGTGGTGCGGGAGATGGGGGGCCGGCCTTGCAGGCGCAGGTCCAGGCGCCGAGAGGGCTCGCGCTGGGGGCGGATGGGAGCGTCTACATCGCAGAGCAAGGTGGCCATCGGGTGCGCAAGATCGCGGCGGATGGGACGATCACCACGGTCGCTGGGAGCGGCACGGCGGGTTTCTCGGGGGACGGGGGGCCGGCGACGCAAGCGCAGCTCCGGAATCCGCTCAGCGTCGCGGTGACCGAGGATGGAACGCTGTTCATCGCCGACACGCAGAACCACCGCATCCGGCGGGTGGGGCCGGATGGGACGATCACCACGGTTGCGGGTACCGGGACGGCGGGGTTCTCGGGGGATGGGGGGCTGGCGACGGCGGCACGCCTCGGGAGTCCGCGAGGGGTCGTGGTCGCGCGTGATGGGGGGTTGTTCGTCGTCGACCACGACAACCACCGGATCCGTCAGGTCGATCGGCGCGGAAGGATCACGACGTTTGCGGGAACAGGCATCGCAGGAACGACGGGGGATGGCGGGCCAGCGCGGGCGGCTCGGCTGCGGAATCCGACGGCTGCGGTGCTGGACGCGGAGGGGACGCTCCACGTTGCAGATAGCACGGGCTACCTGATCCGGAGCATCACGCCGGATGGGGTGATCCAGCCGGTCGCGGGGACCGGGAGCTGCTGCGATGTTCCGCTGCCTGAAGGGGAGCGCGCCCTGAATGCGCGCGTCGGGACCATCGCGCAGCTCGCGCTGGGACCGGATGGCGGTCTGTACACGGCCGAGATGGTGCTGCACCGGGTACGGCGGATCGCGCGATCGCCACTGCCCGGGGTGGCGCTCACGGAGGTGGCCATCCCGACCGAGGATGCCCGGAAGGCATACGTGTTCAGTGGGACGGGGCGGCACCTGCGCACGATCGATGTGCGGACGGGGGCGACGCTGCTAGGGTTTCAGTACGATCAGGCGGGACTTCTCACAGCGATTCAGGATGGAGATGGCGCGCTGCTGACGATTTCGCGGGGGTCCAGCGGGACGGCCACGGCGCTCACTGGAGCGTTCGGGCAGACCACCACGTTGAGCATCGATGCCGTAGGGTTGCTGGCTGCTGTCAGTAACCCCGCCAGCGAGAACACCACCCTCGGCTACGACGCCCGCGGGCTGCTCACCCGACGCACCGATGCGCTCGGCCGTGAGCACACGTTTGCGTACGACGCCCTCGGGCAGCTCACGCAAGACAGCGATCCTGCCGGCGGCAGCAAGACACTCACGCGCAGTGCGGTCGGCAATGGGCGTAGGGTGAGTGTGACGACGGCACTCGGACGGAGCACCACGTATGCGGTCCAGCGTCCGGGGGCGGCTGACGTGCAGCGTAGCGTCACGAGCAGCGCCGGGCTGATGGGGACGCGGGGTCCAGGTGCCGCTGGACAGACCACGATGCAGCTTCCGGACGGGCGCACGGTGCGCTGGTCGCTGGCGCCCGATCCGGTGTTCGGGATGCTGTCGCCTTACCGGAAGCAGGAGATCCTCACCACACCAGGTGGCCGGGCGCTCACGGTGACGCGCTCACGCAGCGCCACATTGTCGAACCCTGCCGATCCGTCGAGCTTCGTCGCCCTTCAGGACATCACGAACATCAACGGAAAGTCATTCGTCGACGTATTTGCGCGAGGGACACGGACGACGACACGCACGACACCGGCGGGCCAGAGCTTCGTCACGACGGCGGATCTGCAAGGTCGTGTCGTGCAGATCGTGGTAGCAGGAATTCATCCCGTGCAGCTCACCTATGGGCCGCACGGGCGCCTCGACGCCATGACGCAGGGGATGCGCACCATCACGCATGCCTACGGTCCGCACGGGTTTCGGGTCAGCACGACCGATCCGCTCGGGCAGGTGGAGGGGTTCGTCGTCGATCCGGTGGGGCGCGTGCAGGAAGCACTGCGGCCGGATGGTGACGTGGTGCTCTACGAGCATGACCTCGTCGGGAACCTGGTCTCGGTGACGCCGCCCGGCCGACCTGCGCACAGCTTCGGTTACACGGCGCTCGATCTGCGTGCGTCGTACACACCGCCATCTCCGGCCGCTGGACCGACGACACCAACGCAATGGAGCTACGACCTCGACGGCCAGCTCGCCACGACGACCTTGCCTGGCGGCGCGGCGCTGACCCATGCGCGGGATGCGGCGGGGCGCCTGTCCGCGCTCACATCCGGCGCGGGAACCGTCTCGCGCACGTACCACCCGACCACTGGCAAGCTGGCGACCCTCACCGGGCCGGCCGGGGCTGGTTTGAGCTTCATCCACGATGGGGAGCTGCTCACCGACATCTCCTGGACAGGCGCCATCAGCGGCACCGTGCATCGGATCTACGACAACGATCTGAAGCTCGCAGAGGAGCAGGTGAACGGTGGGTACGCGGTGGCGTTCGGGCGAGATCCCGATGGCCTGCTCACCAGCGCTGGACCACTCACGCTCACACGCGATTCCCAGAACGGTTTGCTCAAAGGCATCACCGTCGGGCAGGTGGTCGAGACGCTGAGCCATGATGCTTACGGCGAGATCATCGGGCGGAACGTCGTTGTCGATGGCTCTCCCTTGATGACGGTCGCCTACAGCCGTGATCTGCTGGGTCGCATCGTCGAGAAGACCGAAACGCTGAACGGAATCACCCACGTCATCGGCTACGACTACGATCTCACAGGGCGTCTGCGCGACGTCTACCTCGACAGCAGCTTGGCGCTTCACATCGATCACGACGAGAACGGGAATCACCTCGCTCGTGTCACGCCCGATGCCACGGTCGAGGGGCACTTCGATGCGCAGGATCGTTTGCTCTCTCAAGGGGACCTCGTCTTCACCTACGACGATGCGGGCCCCCTTCAAAACCGCATGGATACCGCCACCGGTGACACCACGCACTACAGCTACGACGATCTCGGCAACCTGCGGCAGGTGACGCTGCCCAGCGGCTCGGTGGTCGACTACGTGGTGGATGGCCTCGGACGTCGTGTCGGCAAGAAGGTCGACGGCACGCTGGTGCAGGGCTGGTTTTACCGTGACAGGCTCCAGCCGGCTGCCGAGATAGGCCCGAGCGGCGCGGTCGTTGCCCGCTTCATCTATGTCGACAGGATCAATGTCCCGGAGGTGATGCTCAAGCAAGGCGCGGTGTATCGGCTCATCACCGACCACGTCGGCAGCGTGCGGCTCGTCATCGACGCTGCCACAGGAGCGATTGCCCAGCGGATCGACTACGACGCCTTTGGCCGCGTCCTGCTCGACACCAACCCGGGCTTCCAGCCCTTCGGCTTTGCGGGGGGACTGTACGATCCAGACACGCATCTCGTGCGGTTTGGCGCGCGCGACTACGACCCTGAGACGAGCCGATGGACCGCCAAGGATCCACTCCTCTTCGACGGCGGTGATGCCAACCTCTACGCCTACGCGCTGGGGGATCCGATGAACCGCATCGATCCCACCGGCAACTACGCTGAGGCGGTCAAGTGGTTCGGCGTCGGCGTCGGTATCTTCCAGGCTCCGCTCCTGCTTCCTGCTGTGACCGCCACCACTGGCATTCTTGGTCTCTGCCTCATCATGAGTGTCGCTCTGTCCAGCGATGCGGCATCGGACGACCCTGAGCTTGAGCGCTGTCTCAAGCTGCAGGAGTTCTGCCTCCAGGACCCGTGGCAGCCGGAGTGGAACCGTGGAACTTACGGCAATCGAAAGGACTGCGGTGGCTGTTTCAGAGAATGCAAACGCGCAGGCGCCTGGCCATTTGATCGATGTCCACTCCCTGGAGATTACAACTGA
- a CDS encoding RCC1 domain-containing protein, translating into MRVWSLFFAVGSLALASGCADDTEPAVDAAGTATDLSLGAHHACVIRSDGQVKCWGHALHNQLGLSDGKNRGDLPGGMGDALPSVQLGSGRHATAISASSSHTCAVLDDGQLKCWGTGFEGQLGLGSMHHTGITPEEMGDALPAVDLGRGALTVAVSAAREHTCALLDSGSVKCWGELLFGRLGLGMTYGGPHGLSIGDGPGEMGDALPTVDLGTGKTAVAIATGDEHTCALLNDARVKCWGNASLTGTGSLHDIGHDPDGMGDALPPIDLGRGRTVTAIAAGGMHTCALLDDGTVKCWGVNNDGQLGLGDTEQRTRTRDMGDALPRVDLGTGKAAIAITAGSSHTCALLHDRSVKCWGYDNGTGCLGVGASGQIGDEPGEMGDALLAVDLGKGKKAVQIQAGVAHTCARLDDDTVKCWGRNDSGQLGLGDTNARGTTTSQMGDNLPAVSF; encoded by the coding sequence ATGCGCGTCTGGAGTCTCTTCTTCGCAGTGGGTTCCCTCGCCCTCGCCAGCGGCTGCGCCGACGACACCGAGCCGGCCGTGGATGCCGCAGGCACGGCGACCGATCTGTCCCTCGGAGCCCATCACGCCTGCGTGATCCGGAGCGATGGTCAGGTCAAATGCTGGGGTCATGCGCTCCACAACCAGCTCGGCCTCAGTGACGGCAAGAACCGCGGCGATCTGCCGGGTGGGATGGGGGACGCACTCCCGAGCGTCCAGCTGGGAAGCGGCCGGCACGCCACCGCGATCTCCGCGAGCAGCTCCCACACGTGCGCCGTGCTGGACGACGGCCAGCTCAAGTGCTGGGGCACAGGCTTCGAAGGGCAGCTCGGGCTCGGGAGCATGCACCATACGGGCATCACCCCGGAAGAGATGGGGGATGCGCTCCCTGCCGTCGACCTCGGGAGAGGAGCGCTGACCGTCGCCGTCTCGGCGGCCAGAGAGCACACCTGCGCCCTCCTGGACAGCGGGAGCGTCAAGTGCTGGGGAGAGCTCTTGTTCGGCCGGCTCGGTCTGGGGATGACCTACGGAGGCCCGCACGGCCTCTCCATCGGGGATGGTCCTGGCGAGATGGGCGATGCCTTGCCGACCGTCGACCTTGGCACGGGAAAGACGGCCGTGGCCATCGCCACGGGCGACGAGCACACCTGCGCGCTCTTGAATGATGCCCGCGTCAAATGCTGGGGAAACGCTTCCCTGACGGGGACCGGCAGCCTCCATGACATCGGTCATGATCCCGACGGCATGGGCGACGCGCTCCCCCCCATCGATCTCGGACGGGGAAGGACGGTCACGGCCATCGCCGCAGGAGGCATGCACACGTGCGCGCTCCTCGATGACGGCACCGTGAAATGCTGGGGCGTGAACAACGACGGCCAGCTCGGCCTCGGGGATACCGAGCAGCGCACCCGGACGCGTGACATGGGCGACGCGCTCCCGAGAGTCGACCTCGGGACGGGCAAAGCGGCCATTGCCATCACCGCTGGCTCCTCGCACACCTGTGCCCTCCTCCACGACCGTTCCGTCAAGTGCTGGGGGTACGACAACGGCACCGGCTGCCTCGGCGTGGGCGCCAGCGGACAGATTGGCGACGAACCTGGCGAGATGGGCGACGCGCTGCTCGCCGTCGACCTCGGGAAGGGAAAGAAGGCCGTCCAGATCCAGGCCGGCGTGGCCCACACCTGCGCACGCCTCGACGACGACACCGTGAAATGCTGGGGCCGCAACGACAGCGGCCAGCTCGGCCTCGGCGACACCAACGCCCGTGGAACCACGACATCCCAGATGGGCGACAACCTCCCGGCTGTCTCCTTCTGA